In Calypte anna isolate BGI_N300 chromosome Z, bCalAnn1_v1.p, whole genome shotgun sequence, the following are encoded in one genomic region:
- the LOC103527370 gene encoding purpurin gives MKYAQYFFLASIFSNVEYSLAQSCAVESFAVKDNFDPKRYAGKWYALAKKDPEGLFLQDNISAEYTVEEDGTMTASSKGRVKLFGFWVICADMAAQYTVPDPATPAKMYMTYQGLASYLSSGGDNYWVIDTDYDNYAITYACRSLKEDGSCDDGYSLIFSRNPRGLPPAIQRIVRQKQEEICMSGQFQPVLQSGAC, from the exons ATGAAGTACgcacaatattttttcctggcCTCAATCTTTTCCAATGTTGAATATAGCCTGGCTCAGTCCTGTGCAGTGGAGTCTTTCGCTGTGAAGGACAATTTTGATCCAAAAAGG TATGCAGGGAAATGGTATGCCCTGGCCAAGAAGGATCCAGAAGGCCTTTTCCTTCAGGACAACATCTCTGCTGAATACACTGTGGAGGAAGATGGCACAATGACAGCATCTTCCAAAGGCCGTGTGAAACTTTTTGG GTTCTGGGTGATCTGTGCCGACATGGCTGCTCAGTACACTGTACCTGACCCAGCCACTCCAGCTAAAATGTACATGACCTACCAGGGCCTGGCCAGCTACCTCTCCAGTGGTG GGGACAACTACTGGGTGATTGACACCGACTACGATAACTATGCCATTACCTATGCCTGCCGCAGTCTGAAGGAGGATGGCTCCTGTGATGATGGCTACTCCCTGATCTTCTCACGGAACCCCCGGGGCCTGCCCCCTGCCATTCAGCGCATTGTGCGCCAGAAGCAGGAAGAGATCTGCATGTCTGGCCAGTTCCAGCCTGTGCTTCAGTCAG gGGCCTGCTAG